Proteins encoded in a region of the Pseudomonas sp. PDNC002 genome:
- the nirB gene encoding nitrite reductase large subunit NirB: MKKLKLVLIGNGMAGVRTLEELLKIAPDLYDITVFGAEPHPNYNRILLSPVLAGEQAFEDIVLNDLNWYSENGIRLLLNRKVTRIDRHRRKVYAEDGTEAEYDRLLIATGSNPFILPVPGSRLQGVIGYRDIADTQTMIDTAGTHSHAVVIGGGLLGLEAANGLKQRGMDVTVVHLSDWLLERQLDRTAGKLLQEALESRGIHFRLNTHTEELIDDGSARVCAIRFKDGEVIAADLVVMAAGIRPNTELAEKTGLPCNRGILVNDTLQTYDPRIYALGECASHRGIAYGLVAPLFEQAKVCANHLAMLGFARYQGSVTSTKLKVTGIDLFSAGQFMGGEGTETITLSDPIGGVYKKLVIKDDVLVGACLYGDTADGGWYFRQIRENHNVAEIRDHLMFGESSIGDVGHQGQNSAASMSDSAEVCGCNGVCKGSIVKAIQENGLFSVDEVKKHTKAASSCGSCAGLVEQILISTVGGAADVKPKSEKAICGCSDLNHGQVRQAIREHHLVTLGSAMRFMDWRTPDGCATCRPALNYYLISTWPGEAKDDPQSRLINERAHANIQKDGTYSVVPRMWGGVTNAAELRRIADVADKYQVPMVKVTGGQRIDLLGVKKDDLPAIWKELDMPSGHAYGKSIRTVKTCVGSEFCRFGTQNSTQLGIDLEHDLFNMWSPHKVKLAVSGCPRNCAEAGIKDIGIIGVDSGWELYIGGNGGIKTEVAEFFVKLKTADEVREYSGAFLQLYREEAFYLERTVHYLQRVGMERIRKAVLEDAENRQALNARLQFSLSLEQDPWQERIAQQPLKKEFERIPLKQLEPA; encoded by the coding sequence ATGAAAAAGCTCAAGCTCGTACTAATCGGCAACGGCATGGCCGGCGTGCGCACCCTCGAAGAACTACTGAAGATCGCGCCCGACCTCTACGACATCACCGTGTTCGGCGCCGAGCCCCACCCCAACTACAACCGCATCCTGCTCTCCCCCGTGCTGGCCGGCGAACAGGCCTTCGAGGACATCGTCCTCAACGACCTCAACTGGTACAGCGAGAACGGCATCCGCCTGCTGCTCAACCGCAAGGTCACCCGCATCGACCGCCATCGCCGCAAGGTCTACGCCGAAGACGGCACCGAAGCCGAATACGACCGCCTGCTGATCGCCACCGGCTCCAACCCCTTCATCCTGCCGGTGCCGGGCAGCCGCCTGCAGGGCGTGATCGGCTACCGCGATATCGCCGACACCCAGACCATGATCGACACCGCCGGCACGCACAGCCACGCCGTGGTCATCGGCGGCGGCCTGCTCGGTCTGGAAGCGGCCAACGGCCTCAAGCAGCGCGGCATGGACGTCACCGTGGTGCATCTCTCCGACTGGCTGCTGGAGCGCCAGCTGGACCGCACCGCCGGCAAGCTGCTGCAAGAAGCGCTGGAATCGCGCGGCATCCACTTCCGCCTCAACACCCACACCGAGGAACTGATCGACGACGGCAGCGCCCGCGTCTGCGCCATCCGCTTCAAGGACGGCGAAGTGATCGCCGCCGACCTGGTGGTGATGGCCGCCGGCATCCGCCCCAACACCGAACTCGCAGAAAAGACCGGCCTGCCCTGCAACCGCGGCATCCTGGTCAACGACACCCTGCAGACCTACGACCCACGCATCTACGCCCTGGGCGAATGCGCCAGCCACCGCGGCATCGCCTACGGCCTGGTGGCGCCACTGTTCGAACAGGCAAAGGTCTGCGCCAACCACCTGGCCATGCTCGGCTTCGCCCGTTACCAGGGCTCGGTGACCTCCACCAAGCTCAAGGTCACCGGCATCGACCTGTTCTCCGCCGGCCAGTTCATGGGCGGCGAAGGCACCGAGACCATCACCCTCTCCGACCCGATCGGCGGCGTGTACAAGAAGCTGGTGATCAAGGACGACGTGCTGGTCGGCGCCTGCCTGTACGGAGATACCGCCGACGGCGGCTGGTATTTCCGCCAGATCCGCGAGAACCACAACGTCGCCGAGATCCGCGACCACCTGATGTTCGGTGAAAGCAGCATTGGTGACGTCGGCCACCAAGGCCAGAACAGTGCGGCGAGCATGTCCGACAGCGCCGAAGTCTGCGGCTGCAACGGCGTGTGCAAGGGCTCCATCGTCAAGGCGATCCAGGAGAACGGCCTGTTCAGCGTCGACGAGGTGAAGAAGCACACCAAGGCCGCCAGCTCCTGCGGCTCCTGCGCGGGGCTGGTGGAGCAGATCCTGATCAGCACCGTGGGCGGCGCGGCGGATGTGAAGCCCAAGAGCGAGAAGGCCATCTGCGGCTGCAGCGACCTCAACCACGGCCAGGTGCGCCAGGCCATCCGCGAGCATCACCTGGTCACCCTGGGCAGCGCCATGCGCTTCATGGACTGGCGCACTCCGGATGGCTGCGCCACCTGCCGTCCAGCGCTGAATTACTACCTGATTTCTACGTGGCCGGGCGAAGCGAAGGACGACCCACAATCGCGCCTGATCAACGAGCGCGCCCACGCCAACATCCAGAAAGACGGCACCTATTCAGTCGTTCCGCGCATGTGGGGCGGCGTCACCAACGCCGCCGAGCTGCGCCGAATAGCCGATGTCGCCGACAAGTACCAGGTGCCCATGGTCAAGGTCACCGGCGGCCAGCGCATCGACCTGCTGGGCGTGAAGAAGGACGATCTCCCGGCCATCTGGAAGGAACTGGACATGCCCTCCGGCCACGCCTACGGCAAGTCCATCCGCACCGTGAAGACCTGCGTGGGCAGCGAGTTCTGCCGCTTCGGCACGCAGAACTCGACCCAGTTGGGCATCGATCTCGAGCACGACCTGTTCAACATGTGGTCGCCGCACAAGGTCAAGCTCGCAGTCTCCGGCTGCCCGCGCAACTGCGCCGAGGCCGGCATCAAGGACATCGGCATCATCGGCGTGGACTCCGGCTGGGAGCTGTATATCGGCGGCAACGGCGGGATCAAGACCGAGGTGGCGGAGTTCTTCGTCAAGCTCAAGACCGCCGACGAAGTCCGCGAGTACAGCGGCGCCTTCCTCCAGCTCTACCGCGAGGAAGCCTTCTACCTCGAACGCACCGTGCACTACCTGCAACGGGTCGGCATGGAGCGCATCAGGAAGGCCGTGCTGGAAGACGCGGAAAACCGCCAGGCGCTCAATGCGCGGCTGCAATTCTCCCTGTCACTGGAACAGGACCCATGGCAGGAGCGTATCGCCCAGCAGCCGCTGAAGAAGGAATTCGAACGGATTCCCCTCAAGCAACTGGAACCCGCCTGA
- a CDS encoding bifunctional protein-serine/threonine kinase/phosphatase: MNLTLSFAQASATGPRDENQDALRVVTPPAGLATSKGHLFAIADGVSHCADGGLAARLTLQALAADYYATPETWAVAQALDRLLISQNRWLLANGGGQPLLTTLTALVLRGRRFTLAHVGDCRLYRWHAGVLDCLTQDHVWEQPGMQHVLKRALGLDQHLVVDYCDGELEAGQSFLLVSDGIWAALGDSAIQRLLEDAQSLQACADALVSAAHLAGSQDNASALLLQVEELPPTSLGDALAQLDHWPAPPALRDNQEFEGWQVVGKLAQSRQSLIYHVRDRQNRPWLLKTLPPALRDSPEATQALLLEEWFLRRVQGRYFPELHSLPQRQHLYYVMREYPGQTLDEQLNLNGPLNLPDWLDIAQRLLRGLGQLHRRNILHRDIKPENLHWADDGELRLLDFGLAYCPGLSQEDPHDLPGTPSYLAPESFQGAPPDARQDLYAAGVTLYRLLCGHYPYGEIEAFQHPRFGTPAPASRYRPDVSAWLDDWLAKLIAAQPQQRFETAEECLLALEQGERQAPARPRPLLEREPLRVWRGVALASLAINLGLLLWLLHQG; encoded by the coding sequence ATGAACCTGACCCTCAGCTTCGCCCAAGCCAGCGCCACCGGCCCGCGCGACGAGAACCAGGACGCCCTGCGAGTGGTCACCCCGCCCGCCGGACTGGCCACCAGCAAGGGCCACCTGTTCGCCATCGCCGATGGCGTCAGCCACTGCGCCGATGGCGGCCTGGCCGCGCGCCTGACCCTTCAGGCGCTGGCCGCAGACTACTACGCCACCCCCGAGACCTGGGCCGTTGCCCAGGCCCTCGACCGCCTGCTGATCTCGCAGAACCGCTGGCTGCTGGCCAACGGCGGGGGCCAGCCCCTGCTCACCACCCTCACCGCGCTGGTCCTGCGGGGCCGGCGCTTCACCCTCGCCCATGTCGGCGACTGCCGCCTGTACCGCTGGCACGCAGGCGTTCTGGATTGCCTGACCCAGGACCACGTCTGGGAGCAACCCGGCATGCAGCACGTGCTCAAGCGCGCGCTGGGACTCGACCAGCACCTGGTGGTGGACTACTGCGACGGTGAACTGGAGGCCGGGCAGAGCTTCCTGCTGGTCAGCGACGGCATCTGGGCTGCCTTGGGCGACAGCGCCATCCAGCGCCTGCTGGAGGACGCGCAGAGCCTGCAAGCCTGCGCCGACGCCCTGGTCAGCGCCGCCCACCTGGCCGGCAGCCAGGACAACGCCAGCGCCCTGTTGCTGCAGGTGGAAGAGCTACCACCCACGAGCCTCGGCGACGCCCTCGCCCAGCTCGACCACTGGCCCGCACCACCGGCGCTACGGGACAATCAGGAATTCGAGGGCTGGCAGGTCGTGGGCAAGCTGGCCCAGTCCCGCCAGTCGCTGATCTACCACGTGCGCGATCGGCAGAATCGCCCCTGGCTGCTCAAGACCCTGCCGCCAGCGCTGCGCGACTCTCCGGAAGCCACCCAGGCGCTGCTGCTGGAGGAATGGTTCCTGCGCCGCGTGCAGGGCCGCTATTTCCCCGAGCTGCACAGCCTGCCGCAGCGCCAGCACCTCTACTACGTGATGCGTGAGTATCCGGGGCAAACGCTGGACGAGCAGCTGAACCTCAACGGCCCGCTGAACCTGCCCGACTGGCTGGACATCGCCCAGCGCCTGCTGCGCGGCCTGGGCCAGTTGCACAGGCGCAATATCCTGCACCGCGACATCAAGCCGGAAAACCTGCACTGGGCCGACGACGGCGAGCTGCGCCTGCTGGACTTCGGCCTGGCTTACTGCCCCGGACTGTCGCAGGAAGACCCGCACGACCTGCCCGGCACCCCGAGCTACCTGGCGCCGGAATCCTTCCAGGGCGCACCGCCGGATGCCCGCCAGGACCTCTACGCCGCCGGTGTCACGCTGTATCGTCTGCTCTGCGGTCATTATCCCTATGGCGAGATCGAAGCCTTCCAGCATCCGCGCTTCGGCACGCCCGCACCGGCCAGCCGCTACCGCCCGGACGTATCTGCCTGGCTCGACGACTGGCTGGCAAAGCTGATCGCCGCCCAGCCGCAACAGCGCTTCGAAACCGCCGAGGAATGCCTGCTCGCCCTGGAGCAAGGCGAACGGCAGGCGCCGGCACGCCCGCGCCCCCTGCTGGAGCGCGAGCCGCTGAGGGTCTGGCGCGGCGTCGCCCTCGCCTCCCTGGCGATCAACCTGGGGCTGCTGCTCTGGTTGTTGCACCAGGGCTGA
- a CDS encoding nitrate/nitrite transporter: MNTSFWKAGHAPTLFAAFLYFDLSFMVWYVLGPLAVQIATDLQLTTQQRALMVATPILSGAVLRFLMGLLADRWSPKAAGILGQVIVICALFGAWQLGIHSLEQAMILGVLLGMAGASFAVALPLASQWYPPQHQGKAMGIAGAGNSGTVLTALFAPAIAAAFGWQNVFGFALIPLLATLMVFALLARNAPERPPAKSLADYLKALGDRDSWWFMFFYSVTFGGFLGLASTLPGYFHDQYGLDPVTAGYYTAACVFAGSLMRPLGGALADRIGGIRSLLVMYTVAAICIAAVGFHLPSAVAALSLFVVAMLSLGAGNGAVFQLVPQRFRQTIGVMTGLIGMAGGIGGFCLTAGLGAIKQATGDYQIGLWLFASLGVLAWFGLHAVKARWRTTWGSAAVTAARV; the protein is encoded by the coding sequence ATGAACACGAGTTTCTGGAAAGCCGGCCATGCGCCGACCCTGTTCGCCGCCTTCCTATATTTCGACCTGAGCTTCATGGTCTGGTACGTCCTCGGCCCACTGGCGGTGCAGATCGCCACCGACCTGCAACTGACTACGCAACAGCGTGCGCTGATGGTCGCCACGCCGATCCTCTCCGGCGCCGTCCTGCGCTTCCTGATGGGCCTGCTGGCGGATCGCTGGTCACCCAAGGCCGCAGGCATCCTCGGCCAGGTAATCGTCATCTGCGCGCTGTTCGGCGCCTGGCAGCTGGGCATCCACAGCCTGGAGCAGGCGATGATCCTCGGCGTGCTGCTGGGCATGGCCGGCGCCTCGTTCGCCGTGGCGCTGCCGCTGGCCTCGCAGTGGTATCCGCCGCAGCACCAGGGCAAGGCCATGGGCATCGCCGGCGCGGGCAACTCCGGCACCGTGCTGACCGCGCTGTTCGCCCCGGCCATCGCTGCCGCCTTCGGCTGGCAGAACGTCTTCGGCTTCGCGCTGATCCCGCTGCTGGCGACCCTGATGGTGTTCGCCCTGCTCGCCCGCAACGCCCCGGAGCGGCCGCCGGCCAAGTCCCTGGCGGATTACCTGAAGGCCCTGGGCGACCGTGACAGCTGGTGGTTCATGTTCTTCTACAGCGTGACCTTCGGCGGCTTCCTTGGCCTGGCCAGCACCCTGCCCGGCTACTTCCACGACCAGTACGGCCTCGACCCGGTGACGGCCGGCTACTACACCGCCGCCTGCGTCTTCGCCGGCAGCCTGATGCGCCCACTGGGCGGCGCCCTGGCCGACCGCATCGGCGGCATCCGCAGCCTGCTGGTGATGTACACCGTCGCCGCGATCTGCATCGCCGCCGTGGGTTTCCACCTGCCCAGCGCAGTGGCCGCCCTGAGTCTCTTCGTGGTCGCCATGCTCAGCCTCGGTGCGGGCAACGGAGCGGTATTCCAGCTGGTGCCGCAGCGCTTCCGCCAGACCATCGGCGTGATGACCGGCCTGATCGGCATGGCCGGCGGCATCGGCGGCTTCTGCCTGACGGCGGGCCTTGGGGCGATTAAGCAGGCGACCGGCGACTACCAGATCGGCCTCTGGCTGTTCGCCAGCCTCGGCGTACTGGCCTGGTTCGGTCTGCACGCGGTGAAGGCGCGCTGGCGTACTACCTGGGGCAGTGCGGCCGTTACCGCGGCGCGGGTGTAG
- a CDS encoding cytochrome C, translating to MPSFLRVGALSGCLCLPFHSLFSLALAAETDPVQRGRYLVQVAGCNDCHTAGYILAPDKVPESTWLTGDQLGWSGPWGTTYASNLRLAMQAYDEEQWLAIARQANFRPPMPSHALRIMDEADLRGIYRYVRHLGAAGDRAPDYVPPGGTPKGPVVLFPSPPTP from the coding sequence ATGCCGTCCTTCCTTCGGGTGGGCGCGCTGTCCGGTTGTCTGTGCCTACCCTTCCACTCCCTGTTTTCACTCGCCCTGGCGGCGGAAACCGACCCGGTCCAGCGCGGCCGCTATCTGGTCCAGGTCGCCGGCTGCAACGACTGCCACACCGCCGGCTACATCCTCGCTCCGGACAAGGTGCCCGAGAGCACCTGGCTCACCGGCGACCAGCTCGGCTGGAGCGGTCCCTGGGGTACCACCTATGCCAGCAACCTGCGCCTGGCCATGCAGGCCTATGACGAGGAGCAATGGCTGGCGATAGCCAGACAAGCCAACTTCCGCCCGCCGATGCCGTCCCACGCGCTGCGCATCATGGATGAAGCGGACCTTCGCGGAATCTATCGCTACGTCCGCCACCTGGGGGCTGCCGGGGACAGGGCCCCCGATTACGTACCACCCGGCGGAACTCCCAAGGGGCCGGTCGTGCTCTTTCCGTCCCCGCCGACGCCCTGA
- a CDS encoding thioesterase family protein produces MARLKLEFPEELFIYSTKLTVRVTDINGANHLGNDSMISMISEARARFLFDYGIRETGIIVTDLATTYRAEAHARDQLLFEVGVMDFNKYGGDIIFRITRPADGTLVAMAKSGFVFFDYKAGKVVEIPTAFRDTFPNVNWIA; encoded by the coding sequence ATGGCCCGCCTGAAACTCGAATTCCCCGAAGAACTCTTCATCTACAGCACCAAGCTCACCGTCCGCGTCACCGACATCAACGGCGCCAACCACCTGGGCAACGACTCGATGATCTCGATGATTTCCGAGGCCCGCGCACGCTTCCTGTTCGACTATGGCATCCGCGAGACCGGCATCATCGTCACCGACCTCGCTACCACCTACCGCGCCGAGGCCCACGCCCGCGACCAGTTGCTGTTCGAGGTCGGCGTGATGGACTTCAATAAGTACGGCGGCGACATCATCTTCCGCATTACCCGCCCGGCCGACGGCACCCTGGTGGCCATGGCCAAGTCCGGATTCGTGTTCTTCGACTACAAGGCCGGCAAGGTCGTGGAGATACCGACGGCATTCCGCGACACCTTCCCCAACGTCAACTGGATCGCCTGA
- a CDS encoding polysaccharide lyase family 7 protein, giving the protein MIDLTTWNLSVPTDPTPTEVTTQQIARGYESRFFRREGANVVFWVPVTGSHTSDSVFPRSELRETTTDGEVSNWYYNQGDNELRVTMSVQQVPSKNKIIIGQIHSRSPYTGDGEPLVKLQYHYIPEQQSGRLEALVRNHPDDSASLNVLLLDNVALDQRFNYSLRVTSVGNLGIRVESSDGRANYYRKILSTTWSKQLLYFKAGAYISDNYGNDKEGAKVTVYHLNIAHR; this is encoded by the coding sequence ATGATCGACCTCACCACCTGGAACCTCAGCGTCCCCACCGACCCGACACCGACCGAAGTCACCACCCAGCAGATCGCCAGGGGCTACGAAAGCCGCTTCTTCCGCCGCGAAGGCGCCAACGTGGTGTTCTGGGTGCCCGTCACCGGATCGCACACCTCCGACAGCGTGTTCCCCCGCAGCGAACTGCGCGAAACCACGACAGATGGCGAAGTTTCCAACTGGTACTACAACCAGGGCGACAACGAACTGCGGGTCACCATGAGCGTCCAGCAGGTCCCCTCGAAGAACAAGATCATCATCGGCCAGATCCACAGCCGCTCGCCCTATACCGGCGATGGAGAGCCCCTGGTCAAGCTGCAGTACCACTACATCCCCGAGCAGCAGAGCGGGCGCCTGGAGGCCCTGGTGCGCAATCATCCCGACGACAGCGCCAGCCTCAACGTGCTGCTGCTGGACAACGTCGCGCTGGACCAGCGCTTCAATTACAGCCTGCGCGTCACCTCGGTGGGCAACCTGGGCATCCGCGTGGAAAGCTCCGACGGCCGGGCCAACTACTACCGCAAGATACTCAGCACGACCTGGTCCAAGCAGTTGCTCTACTTCAAGGCCGGCGCCTACATCAGCGACAACTACGGCAACGATAAAGAAGGCGCCAAGGTCACCGTCTACCATCTGAACATCGCTCATCGCTAA
- a CDS encoding ANTAR domain-containing response regulator: protein MLRILLINDTPKKVGRLKAALVECGFEVIDESGLTVDLAQRVETLRPDVILIDTESPGRDVMEQVVLVSRDQPRPIVMFTDEHDPQVMRHAIRSGVSAYIVEGIQAERLQPILDVAMARFESDQALRAQLQAREQQLAERKRIELAKGLLMKMKGCAEEEAYTLMRRQAMGRQQKLSQVAEQIIAMHEMLGH, encoded by the coding sequence ATGCTGCGCATCCTGCTGATCAACGACACCCCGAAAAAGGTCGGGCGCCTCAAGGCAGCCCTGGTGGAATGCGGCTTCGAGGTCATCGATGAATCTGGCCTGACCGTCGACCTGGCGCAGCGCGTGGAAACCCTACGCCCGGACGTGATCCTCATCGACACGGAATCCCCCGGCCGCGACGTGATGGAACAGGTGGTGCTGGTCAGCCGCGACCAGCCGCGCCCCATCGTCATGTTCACTGACGAGCACGACCCGCAGGTGATGCGCCACGCCATCCGTTCCGGGGTCAGCGCCTACATCGTCGAAGGCATCCAGGCCGAGCGATTGCAGCCGATCCTCGACGTCGCCATGGCTCGCTTCGAGAGCGACCAGGCATTGCGCGCCCAATTGCAGGCCCGCGAGCAGCAGTTGGCCGAGCGCAAGCGTATCGAGCTGGCCAAGGGGCTGCTGATGAAGATGAAGGGCTGCGCCGAGGAAGAGGCCTACACCCTGATGCGCCGCCAGGCCATGGGGCGCCAACAGAAGCTTTCGCAGGTTGCGGAGCAGATCATCGCGATGCACGAGATGCTGGGGCACTGA
- a CDS encoding CmpA/NrtA family ABC transporter substrate-binding protein, translating to MIDNSSGRLDNLAWVAGSDAPEKTALNLGFMALTDSASLVVAATQGFGQPYGLTLNLQRQSSWSGLRDRLLSGELDAAQGLYGLIYGMQLGLGGAQATDMAVLMGLCQNGQSINLSTPLMRDGVTSAEALQQHVRQNGAQLTLAHTFPTGTHAMWLYYWLASHGIHPLQDVRSLVVPPAQMVEHLKAGRIDGFCAGGPWGALAVDEGMGFTLATSQQIWPDHPEKVLGTTRAFVEQYPNTARALIMSILDASRFIEASEDNLRSVAQLISGEEYIDAPLASIEPRLLGRYQDGLGHAWQDAHPLRFFNGGQATFPWLSDGLWFMTQFRRWGLLREDVDYLGIARQVQRLDLYRDAASAVGISVPHAEMRSSTLIDGRPWDGSDPAGYARSFDLNALAERG from the coding sequence ATGATCGACAACAGCAGCGGCCGCCTGGACAACCTGGCCTGGGTGGCCGGCTCCGATGCCCCGGAGAAGACCGCGCTCAACCTGGGCTTCATGGCCCTCACCGACTCCGCCTCGCTGGTGGTGGCCGCAACCCAGGGATTCGGCCAGCCCTACGGGCTGACGCTGAACCTGCAACGCCAGAGCTCCTGGTCAGGACTGCGTGACCGCCTCCTCAGCGGCGAACTGGATGCCGCGCAGGGCCTCTATGGCCTCATCTACGGCATGCAACTCGGTCTGGGTGGAGCGCAGGCCACCGACATGGCCGTGCTCATGGGGCTGTGCCAGAACGGCCAGTCGATCAATCTCTCCACCCCCTTGATGCGCGATGGCGTGACCTCCGCTGAAGCACTCCAGCAGCATGTGCGCCAGAACGGTGCGCAATTGACCCTCGCCCACACCTTCCCAACCGGCACCCACGCCATGTGGCTGTACTACTGGCTGGCCAGCCATGGCATCCATCCCCTTCAGGATGTGCGCAGCCTGGTGGTGCCGCCGGCGCAGATGGTCGAGCACCTGAAAGCCGGCCGCATCGATGGCTTCTGCGCTGGCGGCCCCTGGGGCGCGCTGGCGGTGGACGAAGGCATGGGCTTCACCCTCGCGACCAGCCAGCAGATCTGGCCGGACCACCCGGAAAAGGTTCTGGGCACCACCCGCGCCTTCGTCGAGCAATACCCCAACACCGCCCGCGCGCTGATCATGAGCATTCTCGATGCCAGTCGCTTCATCGAAGCCAGCGAAGACAACCTGCGCAGCGTCGCCCAGTTGATCAGCGGCGAGGAATACATCGACGCCCCGCTCGCCAGCATCGAGCCGCGCCTGCTCGGCCGCTACCAGGACGGCCTGGGCCACGCCTGGCAGGACGCGCACCCACTGCGCTTCTTCAATGGCGGCCAGGCGACCTTCCCCTGGCTCTCTGACGGACTGTGGTTCATGACCCAGTTCCGCCGCTGGGGCCTGCTGCGTGAGGACGTCGACTACCTCGGCATCGCCCGCCAGGTCCAACGACTCGACCTGTATCGCGACGCCGCCAGCGCCGTGGGCATCAGCGTGCCGCATGCCGAAATGCGCAGCTCGACCCTTATCGATGGCCGCCCCTGGGATGGCAGCGATCCGGCCGGCTATGCCCGCAGCTTCGACCTCAATGCACTGGCGGAGCGAGGTTGA